A genomic region of Caulobacter vibrioides contains the following coding sequences:
- a CDS encoding M61 family metallopeptidase codes for MRKLLFGLSALTLVATSAAAAQDPGPSAPVQYDVAFPNAAHHEARITAIFRKVPKGALKLRMSRSSPGRYAIHEFAKNVYQVSAVDGAGKPLTVDRTDPYGWAVSGHDGTVKVTYTLYADRGDGTYSQVDKTHAHLNMPATFLWAAGYDDKPIRVRFERADPAWKIATQLPAAAGQPDTFWAPNLQYFMDSPTELSAMTVREWKVTDKGRDYTFRLALHDPGTPEDADIFAAKLKAIVPEHIKVFGELPKFDYGEYTFIADYMPQITGDGMEHRNSTFISQPRSLFRGNFSQLGTASHELFHAWNVERIRPAELEPFDFTKANPTPSLWLAEGFTQYYGPLLIRRAGQSTMDEFLTGLSGTLNGVVNGPGRLYGSPQEMSLRAPFVDAAAALDPVNPNIFTSYYPYGAVIGLALDLQLRGRDKPLSLDDFMKQMWRAHGVTEKPYTPADVRAALAKTTGDQAFADAFFKASIEGSALPDFAPLLERAGLKLRQKSPKKAWLGAARVKVSGTELLLDAPPVPNSPLYGAGIEVGDRIISIGRFVFANESDWTDALDRLKPGEATTVKFIQRGQVREAPMTIAADPTLEVVRFERADLKPTEAQLAFRTAWLGAEAEAAK; via the coding sequence ATGCGGAAGCTTCTGTTCGGCCTGTCGGCCTTGACCCTTGTCGCGACCAGCGCGGCGGCGGCCCAGGACCCCGGTCCCTCCGCGCCTGTGCAGTACGATGTCGCGTTCCCCAACGCCGCGCACCACGAGGCCCGGATCACGGCGATCTTCCGCAAGGTTCCCAAGGGCGCGCTGAAGCTGCGCATGTCGCGGTCTTCGCCGGGCCGCTACGCGATCCATGAGTTCGCCAAGAACGTCTACCAGGTCAGCGCCGTCGATGGCGCCGGCAAGCCGCTGACGGTGGATCGCACCGACCCTTACGGCTGGGCGGTGTCCGGCCATGACGGGACGGTGAAGGTCACCTACACCCTCTACGCCGATCGTGGGGACGGCACCTATTCGCAAGTCGACAAGACCCACGCCCACCTCAACATGCCGGCGACCTTCCTGTGGGCGGCGGGCTATGACGACAAGCCGATCCGCGTGCGCTTCGAACGCGCCGATCCGGCCTGGAAGATCGCCACCCAACTGCCCGCCGCGGCAGGCCAGCCCGACACCTTCTGGGCGCCGAACCTGCAGTACTTCATGGACAGCCCCACCGAGCTGAGCGCCATGACCGTGCGCGAGTGGAAGGTGACCGATAAGGGGCGCGACTACACCTTCCGGCTGGCCCTGCATGACCCGGGCACGCCCGAGGACGCCGACATTTTCGCTGCGAAGCTGAAAGCCATCGTGCCCGAGCACATCAAGGTGTTCGGCGAACTGCCGAAGTTCGACTACGGCGAATACACCTTCATCGCCGACTACATGCCGCAGATCACCGGTGACGGTATGGAGCATCGCAACTCCACCTTCATCAGCCAGCCTCGCTCGTTGTTCCGGGGCAATTTCAGCCAGCTGGGCACGGCCAGCCACGAGCTGTTCCACGCCTGGAACGTCGAGCGCATCCGCCCGGCCGAACTGGAGCCGTTCGACTTCACCAAGGCCAACCCGACGCCGTCGCTGTGGCTGGCTGAAGGCTTTACCCAGTACTACGGCCCGCTGCTGATCCGCCGGGCGGGCCAGTCGACGATGGACGAGTTCCTCACCGGTCTTTCCGGCACGCTGAACGGCGTGGTCAACGGTCCGGGTCGGCTCTATGGCTCGCCGCAGGAGATGAGCCTGCGCGCGCCGTTCGTCGATGCGGCCGCGGCGCTGGATCCGGTCAATCCGAACATCTTCACCTCGTACTACCCGTACGGCGCGGTGATCGGCCTGGCCTTGGACCTGCAACTGCGCGGACGCGACAAGCCGCTCAGCCTCGACGACTTCATGAAGCAGATGTGGCGCGCCCATGGCGTGACCGAAAAGCCCTATACGCCCGCTGACGTCCGCGCCGCCCTGGCCAAGACGACCGGGGATCAGGCCTTCGCCGACGCCTTCTTCAAGGCCAGCATCGAAGGCTCGGCCCTGCCGGACTTCGCGCCGCTGCTGGAGCGGGCCGGTCTGAAGCTGCGTCAGAAGTCGCCCAAGAAGGCGTGGCTGGGCGCCGCGCGCGTCAAGGTCAGCGGGACGGAGCTGCTGCTGGACGCCCCGCCGGTTCCCAACAGCCCGCTCTACGGGGCCGGGATCGAGGTCGGCGACCGGATCATCAGCATTGGCCGCTTCGTGTTCGCCAATGAGAGCGACTGGACCGACGCCCTGGATCGCCTGAAGCCGGGCGAGGCGACGACCGTGAAGTTCATCCAGCGGGGTCAAGTCCGTGAGGCGCCAATGACCATCGCCGCCGACCCGACGCTGGAGGTGGTGCGGTTCGAAAGGGCCGATCTGAAGCCGACCGAGGCGCAGCTGGCGTTCCGCACAGCCTGGCTCGGCGCGGAGGCCGAGGCGGC